Proteins encoded by one window of Candidatus Odinarchaeum yellowstonii:
- a CDS encoding SMC family ATPase yields the protein MIIKSIELKNIRSYADTQIDFPTGIILFEGDIGSGKSTILLAIEFALFGLGDLKGSYLLRLGCSSGYVKLRFEVEGKEYEVFRRLVKKSSSVTQEEGYIESEGVKRILSPSELKQAVLDILKFNEPPNPRAQSVIYRYALYTPQEQMKEILWAKPDERLQTLRKAFGIEDYKIALENVHEVIGDLKESVSRYQERVRDIEAVSTKLEECRISLQQSRIQLTAVVGKYSEFEAELKKIQTELESKLTVEREIEALKSRKPLLERELKEKTEKMIKLSSESYEVYRRMIDEINLIEGLPKIDKPTEMSEGEIKNKLKELDSSITKLRGKEASIESKIHDYQQIIEKKICPTCDRPADPVDIQSKIDLKQGEKETISNSIRELETSKNNLEETLEKLREYNELQIKLKTHLNILENYTNTVNRNYEEINNYAARRVELFLELSKLEESIRQHEDLAAKIAELRRKVADKQNELNKLSSERGRLEQNIINLEKEIKDLESQLAEKERFKRLLHVLEEYIIWLKEFFEKSLVEIEKHVMLSINQEFNNRFQRWFNLLVEDNSKEARVDEDFNPIIAQDGYEPPLESLSGGEKTSIALAYRLTLNTIVQRLSVGLKSNLLILDEPTDGFSKEQLFKIRDILDEIKAPQVIIVSHERELESFANHIFRIEKVNGLSRITSTS from the coding sequence ATGATCATTAAATCGATTGAATTAAAGAATATTAGAAGCTATGCTGATACACAAATAGATTTCCCTACAGGTATAATATTATTTGAAGGAGATATAGGTTCAGGTAAATCCACCATTCTTTTAGCTATAGAGTTCGCTTTATTCGGTTTAGGTGACTTGAAGGGTAGCTATCTTCTAAGACTTGGATGCTCTAGCGGATATGTGAAGCTGCGGTTTGAAGTTGAAGGAAAAGAATACGAGGTTTTCCGCCGGCTTGTAAAGAAAAGTAGCTCAGTAACTCAAGAGGAAGGGTACATTGAATCTGAAGGTGTTAAAAGAATTTTATCACCTTCAGAGTTGAAGCAAGCGGTTCTAGATATTTTAAAATTTAACGAGCCACCTAACCCTAGAGCTCAAAGCGTAATATACCGTTACGCTCTTTACACACCTCAAGAACAGATGAAAGAGATATTATGGGCTAAGCCGGATGAACGTCTTCAAACGCTGAGAAAAGCCTTCGGAATCGAAGACTACAAGATCGCTTTAGAGAACGTTCACGAGGTTATCGGAGATTTAAAAGAAAGTGTTAGCCGCTATCAAGAGAGAGTTAGAGATATAGAGGCTGTTTCCACTAAACTTGAAGAGTGTAGAATAAGCCTTCAGCAATCTCGTATACAGTTAACCGCGGTTGTTGGAAAATATAGTGAATTTGAAGCTGAGCTTAAAAAAATTCAAACAGAATTAGAATCAAAGTTAACAGTTGAGAGAGAAATCGAGGCTTTGAAAAGTCGAAAGCCTCTACTAGAAAGAGAGTTAAAAGAGAAGACGGAGAAGATGATTAAACTCTCCAGCGAATCATACGAAGTATATAGAAGAATGATAGATGAAATAAATCTTATCGAGGGCCTCCCTAAAATAGATAAACCGACTGAAATGTCAGAGGGGGAGATTAAAAATAAATTAAAAGAGCTTGATTCATCTATAACTAAGCTGCGTGGAAAAGAGGCTTCTATAGAGTCTAAGATACACGACTACCAGCAGATAATAGAGAAGAAAATATGTCCGACCTGCGATAGACCAGCTGATCCTGTTGATATTCAAAGTAAAATAGATTTAAAACAAGGGGAGAAAGAAACTATTTCTAATAGCATCAGGGAGCTTGAAACCTCTAAGAATAATTTAGAGGAGACTTTAGAAAAATTAAGAGAATATAATGAGTTACAGATTAAGTTGAAAACTCACTTAAATATTTTAGAAAATTACACCAATACTGTGAATAGAAACTATGAAGAAATTAATAATTACGCGGCTAGACGTGTAGAACTGTTTTTAGAGTTATCTAAATTAGAGGAGAGTATTCGACAACATGAAGATTTAGCTGCGAAAATAGCTGAGCTTCGAAGAAAGGTCGCTGATAAGCAAAACGAGTTAAATAAATTATCATCTGAGAGAGGCCGCTTAGAGCAGAATATAATTAATTTAGAGAAGGAGATTAAAGATCTTGAAAGCCAGTTAGCTGAGAAAGAACGCTTTAAACGATTATTGCACGTTTTAGAAGAATATATTATCTGGCTTAAAGAATTCTTTGAAAAATCTCTGGTTGAGATTGAAAAACATGTAATGTTATCTATCAACCAAGAATTTAATAATAGATTTCAACGCTGGTTTAACCTGCTTGTAGAAGATAACTCGAAGGAGGCCCGCGTAGACGAGGATTTCAATCCGATAATAGCTCAAGACGGTTATGAGCCGCCTTTAGAGTCTTTAAGCGGCGGTGAGAAAACAAGTATCGCCTTAGCTTACAGGCTTACTTTAAACACAATAGTTCAACGGCTATCAGTTGGGTTGAAATCAAATCTATTAATATTAGATGAACCGACAGACGGCTTCAGCAAAGAGCAGTTATTTAAGATTAGGGATATTTTAGATGAGATTAAAGCGCCTCAAGTTATAATCGTCTCCCATGAAAGAGAGCTGGAAAGCTTCGCTAACCATATTTTTAGAATTGAGAAGGTGAACGGTTTATCTAGGATTACTTCAACCAGTTAA
- a CDS encoding HEPN domain-containing protein, which translates to MGEKENRLKIALEHIKRAERTLEAANNLLKTGLYEDSVTRAYYTAFHAAAGLLYLLGEEPKAYKGLHSIFGLKAVRTGMVEEKLGRYLNKLSSYRESADYDGLTFISGEDAEESIKMAEESLQKIKDLIKNKFSI; encoded by the coding sequence ATGGGCGAAAAAGAAAACAGATTAAAAATCGCGCTTGAACATATTAAGAGAGCTGAGCGCACACTAGAGGCAGCTAATAATCTATTAAAAACAGGTTTATACGAGGACTCAGTTACCAGAGCTTATTACACGGCATTCCACGCCGCTGCAGGCTTACTCTACCTTCTAGGGGAAGAACCTAAAGCATATAAAGGGTTACATTCTATTTTCGGATTAAAAGCGGTTAGAACGGGTATGGTTGAAGAGAAACTCGGCCGATATTTAAATAAGCTTTCATCTTATAGAGAATCAGCGGATTACGATGGTTTAACATTCATCTCCGGCGAGGACGCGGAGGAGTCTATAAAAATGGCTGAAGAATCCCTTCAAAAAATAAAAGATTTAATTAAAAACAAATTTTCTATTTAA
- a CDS encoding M48 family metallopeptidase, translating to MRRVIESKIVLDGLSLECYVTRRRVKNARIEVKPWGVIIILPFYGGDVLKLIEENKEWILKVYKKFADSELLYGSPVNVFPLLGYSYNILFDENVKGFEVDDTLKIIRIGSQFKLSWFELFLKLLLLDRILFFLSTLPGDVDKNYNRITVKVLKTLWASCSVKRNLNFNIKMVSLPLKLIEFIVYHELMHFKIQSHSKLFYKLIESRYPDHRVLRRMLNEYFKSFNMNRFWQLITQHHFSKQTISSNVFRLVGLGSMSG from the coding sequence ATGAGAAGGGTGATTGAGAGCAAGATTGTTTTAGACGGGTTAAGCTTAGAATGCTATGTGACGCGGAGGCGTGTGAAAAACGCTCGAATAGAGGTTAAGCCTTGGGGTGTTATCATAATTCTACCATTCTACGGCGGGGATGTGTTAAAATTAATTGAAGAGAATAAAGAATGGATTTTAAAAGTTTATAAAAAATTTGCTGATAGTGAATTATTATACGGTTCTCCAGTAAACGTTTTCCCTTTACTAGGCTACTCCTATAATATTTTATTCGACGAAAATGTGAAAGGTTTCGAAGTTGATGACACCCTTAAAATAATAAGGATAGGCTCACAGTTTAAACTATCCTGGTTTGAACTGTTTCTTAAACTCCTGTTACTAGATCGTATACTATTCTTTCTGAGCACTCTCCCCGGTGATGTTGATAAAAACTATAATCGGATTACAGTTAAAGTTTTGAAGACGCTTTGGGCTAGCTGTTCTGTTAAAAGAAACTTGAATTTTAATATTAAAATGGTTTCTTTACCTCTGAAACTTATCGAGTTTATAGTATACCACGAACTTATGCATTTTAAAATTCAATCTCATAGTAAACTCTTCTACAAGCTTATAGAATCCAGATACCCTGATCACCGGGTTCTTCGAAGAATGTTAAACGAGTACTTTAAATCTTTTAACATGAACAGGTTTTGGCAGTTAATCACTCAGCACCATTTTTCAAAACAGACTATTTCTTCTAACGTTTTTCGACTGGTGGGTTTGGGCTCTATGTCAGGGTAG
- a CDS encoding ATP-binding protein — translation MDVIGSVIGGAVGKILLRQKSGEKIELGDLLVSEEDSELVIMQVYDLEYGSQIPSTSIEMIAGLRLEGYGASSDLNIMEPQLRHYVIASVKAVLRVKDGSPSIPKTLPNFLSSLRRIKPEDLRFLTKPDNPIYVGNLRSGSKVLDLPIYLNGPEVLAHHMLISATTGRGKSNLVKVMLWSLMDQDNFGVLVLDSHDEYYGRHGKGLKDHPKAKERLLYYTSAKPPPGGYNLRVNFESIKPVHFNGIAEFSEAQSDAIYNFYTEYKEKWIRNILTNQPLKTTGDEKDEKNKISPRTIAVTQRRLEHLLGVKYTEERGFEYFCNIFSVDEGMSTVGDIVDALEKGKIVIVDTSRIPDIAELLTGVVIVSEVFQRYQYYKHIGELEDKPVVSVVIEEAPRVIGSDVLSRGDNIYSTIAREGRKFKIGLMAITQLTSVIPKTILANMNTKIILGNEMSLEREAIIECAPQDLSDDSRTIASLDKGEAIISSSFTKFAIPVKTPLFEEYIKDKASPASGGRIAYI, via the coding sequence TTGGATGTTATAGGTAGTGTGATAGGTGGTGCCGTAGGTAAAATACTTTTAAGACAGAAGTCTGGTGAAAAAATAGAGTTGGGAGATTTACTTGTCTCGGAAGAGGATTCTGAACTTGTGATAATGCAAGTATATGATTTAGAGTACGGTAGCCAAATACCTTCTACAAGTATTGAGATGATAGCTGGGCTTAGACTTGAAGGTTACGGGGCCAGCTCTGACTTAAATATTATGGAACCGCAGCTCAGACATTATGTTATAGCCTCCGTTAAAGCTGTTCTCAGAGTTAAGGATGGCTCTCCTAGTATACCTAAGACTCTGCCAAATTTCCTCTCCTCTCTTAGACGTATAAAACCTGAAGATCTCCGTTTTCTAACAAAGCCAGATAATCCGATATATGTGGGTAATCTTAGAAGCGGCTCAAAAGTTTTAGATCTTCCAATATACCTTAACGGCCCTGAAGTTTTAGCGCATCATATGCTTATCTCAGCTACTACGGGTAGAGGTAAAAGTAATCTGGTTAAAGTGATGCTTTGGAGTCTAATGGATCAGGATAACTTCGGGGTTCTCGTTTTAGACTCTCATGATGAATATTACGGCCGCCACGGTAAAGGGTTGAAGGATCATCCTAAGGCTAAGGAGAGATTACTGTACTATACTTCTGCGAAGCCTCCACCGGGAGGATATAATCTTAGGGTGAACTTTGAGTCGATTAAACCCGTTCACTTTAACGGTATAGCGGAGTTTTCAGAAGCTCAGTCGGATGCGATATACAATTTTTATACTGAATATAAGGAGAAATGGATTAGAAATATTTTAACGAATCAGCCTCTGAAGACTACTGGTGATGAAAAAGATGAAAAAAATAAAATCTCTCCTAGAACTATCGCAGTAACTCAAAGGAGACTTGAACATTTGCTCGGTGTCAAGTATACTGAGGAGAGAGGTTTCGAATACTTTTGTAATATATTTAGTGTTGATGAAGGTATGTCAACGGTGGGAGATATTGTAGACGCTTTAGAGAAAGGTAAAATTGTAATAGTTGACACTTCACGTATACCTGACATCGCGGAGCTTCTTACCGGTGTTGTCATTGTGAGTGAGGTTTTCCAGAGATATCAATACTATAAACACATCGGTGAACTTGAGGATAAGCCTGTGGTAAGCGTGGTGATAGAGGAGGCCCCTAGGGTTATAGGCTCTGACGTGTTAAGTAGGGGTGATAATATTTACAGTACTATTGCACGTGAAGGGAGGAAATTCAAGATAGGTTTAATGGCTATCACCCAGCTTACAAGCGTTATACCTAAAACGATATTAGCGAACATGAACACTAAGATAATTTTAGGTAACGAGATGTCTCTTGAGAGAGAAGCGATAATTGAATGCGCACCTCAAGATCTATCAGATGACTCTCGAACTATAGCCAGCTTGGATAAAGGTGAAGCGATTATCAGCAGCAGCTTCACTAAGTTCGCTATCCCTGTTAAAACACCATTATTCGAAGAATATATTAAAGATAAGGCATCCCCTGCATCCGGGGGTAGAATCGCTTATATTTGA
- a CDS encoding nucleotidyltransferase domain-containing protein — protein MLYVYESEILNEIEAIINKSKESIQIAVLYGSVTRGEHKPESDIDLIIVADESKIKELEEEFSNLYLKYFIPISVKFYTLNQKVELYGRKRKQIKNRA, from the coding sequence ATGTTATACGTTTACGAATCTGAAATCTTAAACGAGATTGAAGCTATAATTAATAAAAGTAAGGAATCAATTCAAATAGCAGTGTTATACGGCTCAGTTACAAGAGGAGAGCATAAACCGGAAAGCGATATAGACTTAATAATAGTAGCTGATGAAAGTAAAATTAAAGAATTAGAAGAAGAGTTTTCAAACCTATATCTTAAGTATTTTATTCCTATATCCGTTAAATTTTACACTTTAAACCAGAAGGTCGAATTATATGGGCGAAAAAGAAAACAGATTAAAAATCGCGCTTGA
- a CDS encoding DNA repair exonuclease — protein sequence MYKFAHIADCHLGANREPELRKLEVEAFKKSIDECLLRKVDFIIISGDIFHSNLPDMWVVSEAVRKMREAVEQGIRIYVVYGSHDYSPSETSIIDVLDSAGLVNRVGAGEIKDGSLLLKFTIDPKTKAKLTGISARKLGIEREYYTILDRDSLEREPGFKIFVFHTMISELKPLDLSKTESMQLSYLPSGFNYYAGGHPHKTIVKSFEGYPFIVYPGPLFAKDSKDFEEAAKGVKRGFYVVEFDSQVRNTEFIEVKVCDYYFEEYDATGKTPSQVTNDLAEKLRKADLNNKIVLLKVSGELASGKTADVDFTSIRRIIMERGALHARINRYGLTSKEYTSIKVKGSDVKEVEEKIFEENLRTVKLSNQKLTSTEGVKLALNLLKVLRDPPKVNESKDDYLNRIRSQALNVLGVSEDER from the coding sequence TTGTATAAGTTCGCTCACATAGCTGACTGCCATCTAGGAGCTAACAGAGAGCCTGAGCTGCGGAAACTTGAAGTTGAAGCCTTCAAGAAGAGTATAGATGAGTGTCTCCTTAGAAAAGTTGACTTCATTATTATAAGCGGAGACATCTTTCACTCTAATCTACCGGACATGTGGGTTGTAAGTGAAGCTGTAAGAAAGATGAGGGAGGCGGTTGAGCAGGGTATTCGAATATATGTTGTTTACGGTAGCCATGATTACAGTCCAAGTGAGACCTCTATAATCGATGTTTTAGACAGCGCTGGCTTAGTTAACAGAGTCGGCGCTGGTGAAATTAAAGACGGCAGTCTTCTATTAAAGTTTACTATTGACCCTAAGACTAAGGCTAAGCTGACGGGTATCTCAGCTAGAAAACTCGGGATTGAAAGGGAATATTATACTATCCTAGACAGGGATAGTCTTGAAAGGGAACCGGGTTTTAAAATCTTCGTCTTTCACACTATGATATCTGAGTTGAAACCATTGGATTTATCTAAAACAGAGTCAATGCAGTTATCATATCTGCCTTCAGGCTTCAACTACTACGCTGGGGGTCACCCTCACAAAACCATAGTGAAAAGCTTTGAAGGATACCCGTTTATAGTCTACCCTGGGCCTCTATTCGCTAAAGACTCGAAGGATTTTGAGGAGGCCGCTAAAGGAGTTAAACGTGGATTCTACGTAGTTGAATTTGACTCTCAAGTTAGAAACACCGAGTTTATAGAGGTTAAAGTCTGCGACTACTATTTCGAAGAATATGATGCTACAGGTAAAACTCCTAGTCAAGTCACTAATGATTTAGCTGAAAAATTAAGGAAGGCTGATTTAAATAATAAAATTGTATTATTGAAGGTTAGCGGTGAGCTAGCCTCAGGTAAAACCGCGGATGTGGATTTTACTAGTATTCGTAGAATTATAATGGAGCGGGGTGCTTTACACGCGCGAATAAACCGCTACGGTTTAACTTCTAAAGAATATACTTCTATTAAAGTTAAGGGAAGCGATGTGAAAGAGGTCGAGGAGAAAATATTCGAGGAGAATCTCCGAACTGTTAAACTCTCTAACCAGAAGCTTACCTCAACTGAAGGGGTTAAACTAGCTTTAAACCTTTTAAAAGTTTTACGTGACCCTCCTAAAGTCAATGAATCTAAAGACGACTACCTAAACCGGATTCGAAGCCAAGCCTTAAACGTTTTAGGAGTATCGGAGGATGAGCGATGA
- a CDS encoding nitroreductase family protein, producing MELMEVIQKRRSIRRFKETPIEEDKLKRVLEAARLAPSARNLQDWKFIIVKDKETKVKLMEAAKGQAFVAQAPVVIVACGTKTDYIMTCGQPSYAIDVSIAVTHIVLKAVEEGLGTCWLGAFYEDKVKEILGIPKEIRVVSMIPIGYPDIEPKPTSRKTLEEIVCFEKWC from the coding sequence GTGGAGTTGATGGAAGTTATCCAGAAGAGGAGAAGTATCAGACGGTTCAAAGAGACACCTATAGAGGAGGATAAGCTTAAACGCGTCTTAGAGGCGGCTAGATTAGCCCCCTCAGCTAGAAATTTACAGGATTGGAAGTTCATCATAGTTAAAGATAAGGAGACTAAAGTTAAGCTTATGGAGGCTGCTAAAGGACAAGCCTTCGTAGCTCAAGCGCCTGTTGTAATAGTTGCATGCGGCACTAAAACAGACTACATAATGACGTGCGGTCAACCCTCATATGCGATAGATGTTTCCATAGCAGTCACCCATATCGTATTAAAAGCGGTTGAAGAGGGTTTAGGCACATGCTGGCTTGGAGCATTCTACGAAGATAAAGTTAAAGAAATCCTCGGCATACCGAAAGAGATAAGAGTGGTAAGCATGATCCCGATAGGCTACCCTGACATAGAGCCCAAACCCACCAGTCGAAAAACGTTAGAAGAAATAGTCTGTTTTGAAAAATGGTGCTGA